TGGCCACGTTCTTGATGTCGATCATTAGGCCACGCCTCTTAAATTAAATTTCCATTATTACAATCTTagttgcatttgaaaaataatcacaaaactTCAGGTAACCCCCAAATATCTCTTGAAGCCCCGCATCTGATACCGACGTGTATGATTGGCTGTCTCTGGTCATGTGCTTTCCAGCTCTGGTCtcaaacatgacatattttttaatttctggaaGTCACCCTTGCAATGTCATTTAGTGGGTTGtcttgacattttgaaaatgtgagactcatagtttcattttttgaaCACATACAACAACATTGACTTTCAAAcggtttcatttttatattttgttttacttttaatgaACATTTACTTATCTGGAATATCATATAAAGAGATTGTCTAAATTTGTCATTATGTCAACCTGGTATGGTTATGGTGATTTCCCACATGCGGtacacaaacaacaattttaTTCATTATGTATTAACATTTTATCATCAGTTTATACGTCTAAAGAACAACTAAGTGATTGATTccaaaatgatgattttttttttttagaagaaataTCCCTTGGTCTTGATGCATTCAttaaaatggaagaaaagtaaTGAAAAAGTACTCAGATtactttgagaaaaataatttaaatactaTGGTGacacaatttgaacatttttcacaaagttAATTGTAATTATAACCGACTAGATTTCCAAAGTAAATTTCCCGACACTGGATATAAGCAAGCCTAGCGTAAGCCGATACATGGaaaacgtttttaaaaatgcattattactATTTATAAAGACTGTAtgcttctgtatttttttatgttggtcACTGAGGTGGTACGTCGAGAGCagaggattatttttttgttttgtttttgaggtCTTACTTGACTTTAAGACGTTTGGGAAGCACTGCTGCAGAGGTTCCACTGCGATACGACGATGATCCTCATTACGCATCGTGATAAGACTCAAACGCAGAAACAAAGGAAGGGAAGCAAAGGGAACGAGCTTTGTTTTGGTAATTGCTCAATTTCACTGGTGTGTGTCTGACTTCCACGCTGACAGACAGGCCGGGCGCTGCTAATATCTCCCGAGGCATCGCCCCCacctcttctccccccccccccccccccacaacccccatCCCGGCCAATGCAGAGCGTCCCAAGCCATGTGATGGACAACAAGCTCGGAATGTAAAAATGCAAGATAACGTCTGAAAGCCCCGCTGTCACATGTGCAGAGACGCCGGGCCAGTTGAAGTATTTGAACGCGACTGTGTATCGTTTCCTCATCTATTAGCGCAAATACTTTTCATGCCTGCAGTGGCCCCCTCCCTTTTGTTCTCGCGTTTAAACTTCGGCGATATGTAACGCCGTCGCGTTAGTGTAAACATGACTGTTGAGGGTTGTGTGCCGTGTTGGTACAAACTGTTTTTGCACGGCCATATGATTGATGTTCTTGACTTGACTTTACTTGATTTGCAACACAGAAAAGTTCTCGTGCAATGTATTTTCATCCTAGAAGGTGATATCTGAAGGTTTTTGGGTGAATATGGACTATTATTCGGCTCCATTCATAATTCCCTATGTCCTGATTAAGGTCCCAGATTCGGTTGAATAGGCCGGAACGTTGGTTCACTGTGGGGAGCCGATTGTTTTGAGGAACTGTGCTCCTCAGGATCCTTGAGAAAGTCTATTCGCAGGAAAAGGAACAGAACCTTTAGTCAAGGTGCAAAGAGTAATGAACTGTGCCGGATCTCGTCAATTTtggcacaaaaccttcaggcgGGCCTCTGCCacgaagaggaagatgaagggAAGGAATTCAAAATGCAGACTTTGAAgcgccactgacatccctatatacattgtaaaatagatattgttatgaaaattacaaataatattattcacttcaatgtcacactgggacagtcgccattgagaagacgccgtgccacctgctatgggacacggaacaacagagattttcagatttttccaacgccccttctgacactgaagctcttttcgaggaAGAGAacgatcgagtgaagtgactggggcaatattaccctatcgtttcgagccgtatttagatgatatgcggatcacttctgactaacaacagactccccgacagtatgtatgacggTATGTGGTGTACTCACGAGGACCCATGCagggcgaagtaactacttcaggggtgcccagacaccggtgcccggcgggggggggggggctcctttctcctcccacacgCGCCAAAAAacctccccacccgatccacctccgcggtggTGATGAACAACGCGGCCGGCTTGCGACGACAACAAACGCCGCGGCCGCTTTCAtggacacatttaacacccctgacttacgtacgttatttagttattatgatgcggatcttttgtcactTCAGAGAAGATTAAATCGCCCCCCCccagttattatttttgttaataGCTCTATGCAaacccacctgtcatttggaaccaacgaagctctcgtcctttgcacctgtgcaatccatttttcacgaagaaCCGGGTCTTTCAGAAACGTGTGAGGagtgaatccatcttcccgagtggtCGAGCAATATTCAGAAATACAACGAGATAGCATTTTGACTAATACGCGGGAAAAAAACAGCGACTTTCGCGCCGGTAAAATAGGTATAAACACAGGAAACCGCCACTGTGGTCTTCTgggaaaaaacgtcacttcctgcttcttctctaaaaTGAATAcctcaagaggattttaatggtgggagatacaaaaatccatataggACAAAATCATGACGGgttgaaaaaacggatgggtccattccggctgcatTTTAGTTAAAAATTAAGAACGTACTAAAAATAATGCTATACGTGTCGGTAGGTCTTTAAGCactcattaaaataaacaaaagtaatgtttttttttaaaacaggaagaacatttttggaatgatCTCCCATAGAAATCGCAATCGTGAGATGTAACCTGACGTGAGCTGCGATAATGATTAATTTGCACTTAACAAATGTGTTCTTTATATGCAAATATGAACACAATGTCAGCCACATGAGTTTTTgggcaaacattttaaatgctgGTTATCATGATTGACTTattacataatttaaaaaaaaaggttgtgtaACTGTTGGGAGTCTAAACTGCTTTGTTTAATCGTCATTCTGGACCTAACCTGTCTCTTGATTTATTGATAAACGCTTTTTTTAATCCCTGAATTTAACATGGAAATTTTCCCAACTGCTTAGAAATGAGTGGATGCGATTGTATTTGCACTACTACCACTAGTACGAGTTCATATTTCCCAACAAAGCTCCTAACCGACCTGCAAACTCTGAAGTTGTTGACTGGATAATGGTCAAGTTGCCCTCGGATGACTAAATTCCACAGGAACTTGACTTCAACCCGGTCGAACACGAATGTTCAACCCGCTTTGCTCGGAGCGCGGTGCATTCAAGGCTCATTCCTCAGGTTGTTTGTGCCGGCATTGAGCAATCGGACGAACATTATAAGAGCAAGTATGCACGACGTGGTATTCCCTCATGGCGGTCAACGTGTGACACACTGCAGTCATTTGAAGACTCGAATTTTAACTTTATTTGTTAAACAGCACACAGCTCGCTAACTAAATCCTGTTGCAAAGTGAAGGTCCACCATGTACTCCTTatatcgtcttcttcttttcctttcagcttgtcccattagggggcgccacagcgcgtcatctttttccatctcagactatctcgtgcattttcttctcgaacacccactgtcctcatgtcctttttcacaacatccatcaaccttttctttggtcttcctctcgctcttttgcctcagCATCCttgtaccaatatactccctctcttgcctccggacatgtccaaaccgttcAAGTcggctctctctctcaccttgtctccaaaacatccaactttggctgtccaactaaaaaagctcatttctaatcctatccaaactgttcactcctagcgagaagttcaacatcttcatttctgccacctccagttctgcttcgtgttgtctcttcagtgccaccgtctcgaatccgtacatcatgcccggcctcaccgctgttttatagactttgtccTTCAACCTTGcggagactcttgtgtcacattgaacaccagacaccttccaccagctgttccaacctgcttggacctgtttcttcacttccttaccacacacaacattgctctggattgttgacctccaGTATTTGAAATGCTCCCCCCTTGGTATCactctcttccccccccccccacccctctcattcacgcacatatactctattttactttggctgatcttcatccctctcctttccagtgcgtgcctctaaatcaggggtcgggaacctacggttcgcgagccatacctgcgtcttttggtggttgcatatggctcgccgaGCCCTCATAAAGACATgtccatgtgatttttgtcgtgcagagaaggtttgtcctagtggcgtTGCCGTAGctaggtgtgggaggcaacgcaaaggacgtagagacagtttgcCAGAGTGGGTTGctgtagtttttgcgtggtagtcgaaGTCCAgtggtgcagaagggtctaatgcTGATCTTATCGGAACAACtatttatggaaacgcttttgacaaaggtcgctcaaagaaaagaatacGAATAtcaccaaagttttcaacaagaatggacagccattgtagagatggagggttctgctgtgtgtttaaatccacagatggggagtatgccaaagcgttCGTATttgacgttgccaatcaacattttgccaagttcgcatcaagacaagattatttggcaagaactgttcaccatcctaccaggatgatagaaaatcaaattgaattacgttcacgattaacagatggaaatctcaacgcctgcgtgacgATTAATCTGAcagtgtatgaaacagactgtcaagccattagcaaaaccaggaagcacctcaagtcgcattaatggtaagaagtgcttttgtcatcattggttagcaacatcataaggttatttaaaagaattcagagactgtattgtactctaaaagtggtggttcgacataaatgcgcaaatacacttgtatttacttttttaaatattgcatggctcttttgaaattacgttttaaaatatttggcatttatggctctctcagtcaaaaaggttcccgaccacTGCtcttaattgttcctccaccctgcagaacatcatgatccaaggggattccagtctaacttcatctgtcagcctatcgattaccacagcaaacaggaaggggctcagagctgatccctgatgcagtcccacctccaccttaaattcttctgcgacacctacggcacatctcaccgttgttctgctgccctcatagatgtcctgtactattctaacatacttctctggcaCACCGgacctgcgcatgcagtaccacagttcctctcgtggtactctgtcaaaggctttctctagatccacaaagacacaatgtagctccttctgaaattctctgttttttttttcaattagcatcctcaaggcaaataatgcatctgtggtactctttctaggcatgaaaccatgtgCTCCTTATATACtaatatcaaacaaaaaaatgtccagtCTGTCACGCTCacgtatttttctgttttaatgtgCATTGTCAGTTTgtagttcatttatttaaaaaaaaaaattgtgtgcatCTACAACTTTTTAGGGTGAAATGTGGGAGTCTCAAAGGCGGCTCAAGGTGACATCACAGGGAAAGTCTGGAAGTGTGcccaaaatgtatttctaaCATCACAACACCTGCTTATTACAGTGAcgcttaatggaaaaaaagaactctCCATTTTTTGGCGGGATGAAATGTTGAAGTCTCAAAACGCAACTTCTGGTGATCCGGAGTCTGCCGTGTGGTCACGTCCCGCCTCCTCCTTCATCTTCTCCATCACCCCCCGTCGACACGTGTGAAGCATCAATGATGACGAAACAAGGTGCTCACATCCACTTGATCTTCGGGCGCAATCTTCTCAGTCACATGATGAGTTATGTAATGAATTGAAGAATGAACGTGTATTGGAGACAGATATGATCTGGAATGTTCTTAATGTCACAACAACAACCAGGTTCCCCAACATGTGACGAATACTTCAACCGTAATCTCCAGGTTGCGATACCGTCgagaatgcctttttttttcgtcttttaaTTTTTAGTAAGATACAAATAGTCAGTAGACACGTGAATGGACTGGCCCACGCACGAGGAAGTTCTGATACAATATCCTTTCCACGTTCTTAAACATGTGGCTGATGAGatgaccaaaacaaaatttcttttttttttcactttacgtATACAGGCAACAGGCaactaagaaaaaaatactcatccTGGCAGCAGACAAgagaataaaacaaatcaagataaaagaaaaaacaaatacatagacAACAAATTATCCCGCGTGATAATAGAGTTACATCACAGTACGTTACGTCATAGTAATAAAAGACTAAAAACAAGTGCAACAGTCATGTACAATTTCCAATAAATAATCCCATAAAAAATGTCCTTTAATATGGTATTTTCGACCTACAAaccgcaccggattataagactcacccagtacatttgtaaaggaaataccatttgatacgtACATAacccgcacctgtgtaaaagccgcaagtgccccacattcaaacccacattgaaacacgagatgtttacaaagaaagacggtgcacaaaaagagttttcaaagttttaataccttggTTTACAACacgtagcacgaacagggctggttaaaaaaatatatatataccggtaaaaaaaaaaaaaaaaaaaaaaaaaccagccgcggcagctacacggtAGCAACACGGGAGAACACCagtaacagagccagttaaaaaaaaaatacatacctaaatcactgcgacgcggcagtaacacagcagaaacacgctaacgCGGCCTCACTCCAGTGCGGCACTAACAGcgccaggtaaaaaaaacatactggtaaaaatcactgagacccggcagtaacacagcagcaacatgctagcacagcgctaacaggactagttaaaaaaaaaaaagacataccggtaaaaatcactgaggcacgtcagtaacacagcagcaacacgctagtacagcgctaacagggccggttaaaaaaataaacataccggtaaaagacCACATaagtcgcagggttgaaagcgtgtgaaaaaaaggcGCGtcttatgggccggaaattatggtacattacatttttggaaAGTGACACTTTCTGTTCACTCACTCACTTTATTTTTGTGGTTCTACTGCACAGTTAAAACTGAATTGCGTCACATTTGGTTCCTTAGTTGTAATTTGCACAAAAAAGAAATACCCCTGAGTGTCATGGTTTTGCTCTTCTGAACTGAAGCAAAGAACaagaatgcacatttttttaaaaactcatatGTTCTTCTGTTGCAGCGTAAATCCatcaatcatttgaaaaagggTTGACGGCTCCTTTCTTTCAATAACAGACGCAAACGTTATATTTAATGTCCCTTAATCAAAAGGGATCCGTTTGTTAATCTGGTCCCAAattgtttttcagatttttgtccacttcctgtttttgtcaGGCGTGCACCGATGCAAGTGTCCAACCCGCAGGTAAAGGGCGAGGGCCGCACCTCCTCTGGGGTGAGGCGTGTTTGCAGGTGTCCATGTGTTTGTGAGCCGAGGAAAACATGAAGCCGAACACACCCTCCTCCTCCAACTCCTCCTCAGCCCTCCATATATACCCGCCGCGATGCTGCAACGGAGGCACATTCGGTTGAGAAAGACGATTCGGGTTCACCATGGGGAACTGCTGCGAGGCCATATGCAACGTCCGCAAGAACACCAACGTCCGGGTTAGCCTGCCGGCGGTCTGCTTCGTGTGGCAGGTCGCGATGGTCATCCTCTTTGGAGTGTTCATCCGCTACGACGACGAGTCGGACGCTCACTGGGAGGAGTTCAAAGAGGAGAACAACATCACCAGCGATATTGAAAATGACTTCTACTTCAGATATCCCAGTAAGTATCTTTTTCTGTCATTAGTGGCAGaaatgacttctttttttttttgaacacttttggcattttttttatttattttaaattgtaatttttttctcgatagtaaaaaaaacaaaaatcaagatgCTTACACTGTATCTATGagcaacaaaataataatagtaaaaattaatgaaaaaaatttaatcggTTTTCAAATAGACTCCACAATGCTTCATTCATAATAAGTggcaaaatataataaatttcccaaaatttttaatttatctACAGTATCCtaattgttgtttaaaaaaatgtgataaaatatAGACATGATGGAATGATGGTATTTCATTATTGTGCTGATGTAGAACccaaaaattgaattttctcTGCTCTTTAAATCCTGGAAAGTAATAATTATTTTACGTAAGTCACTATGACTCATTCGGGTCTTAAAACTTTGCATTTCTAGGTTTCCAGGACGTCCACGTCATGATCTTCGTCGGGTTCGGTTTCCTGATGACCTTCCTGAAACGTTACAGTTTCGGAGGAGTGGGCTTCAACTTCCTGATCGCCGCCTTTGGCCTGCAGTGGGCTCTTCTCATGCAGGGCTGGTTCCACGCCCTGGACCCCAATACCGGAAAAATCACCATCGGGGTGGAGAGGTGAGGAGGCCTGCGCCTCGGGTTTCGACTCGAGCTTCCAGTTGGTAGAAAAACACAAAGATTTGTCATGTGATGTCCTGGAGCCTCATTCTGCTCACAGCCCTGAGACTCATCACGTGGCCAAGAGTCATTTTAAGAGCCGGACCTTCAAGTTTTGCACCTGGATGCATttgtaaaaacagacaaacaaagaaCGAAAAGCAACTTTTTGATTGTTTCTTGCAGTTTGATCAACGCTGACTTCTGCTGCGCCGGCTCTCTGATCGCCTACGGTGCCCTGCTGGGCAAGGTCAGCCCTGTCCAGACGTTGGTATTCACCTTGTTTGGTGTGACGCTCTTCGCCGTGGAGGAATACATCATCCTCGACCTCCTGCATGTGAGTCTCGCCTGAACTCGTCATTCCAAACAATTTGGTACTTGAGAACATTTTCTATTTGGTGCTTTTGTGTGAGAAACtcaaaagctgcaacaaaacaaGTACACCTGCAACTGTACTCTACTACCGACAAGATAAACACCTCTCACTATGATGACgatgcaaaatgccacagacaGGGTAACAAATACCATCACTGTCGCGATGCTGTAACCCTTTGCGCAACAAatacttgaacacaaatggtggcgcAACGTACATAGGCAGACAATACAACCATACTGACAGGCATGTATACGTTAACCTTTGCGAAAAATGAAGAGTGACTCTTTTTCGTGTGTCTGTCTATCTTTATTACACAACCCCCGTGTGGTCAAGGCACACACGCAAGAAAGAACAGCACAATGTCCAATGAATTGAAGCAAACATGCAGCAATTATAACAAAAGAAATctttaaattgcatttaattttgtcattagTGCACGTTTTAAGTACAATACATGTTGGTGTGTCAGTTTTCTTagcaaaaacaaatactgtatattttctttctttgctgGGGCAGGAGGCTTGAATCctttaaagcacaggtgtcaaactcaaggcccgtgggccagatctggcccaccacatgattttatgtggcccgtgaagccaaatctagagtgtcaatttccataaaatctgtaccaaaatttcaaattgtcatgtatcataaatgataaagttgagatattacaaggatttttgtgttatcaaacacGAGTAGTTGAAAGAGACATTACCCTTGagttctaattccaaaactagctcataaatcaatgatgtaaatacgatgagatgattaaatacttttgttccacagtcgtaacggccctctgaggtaaacccgaactacaatgtggcccgtgagaaaaaaagtgtttgacacCCTTAAAGGCTGGTATTGAGTCATAAGCCTGGTGTTGGAAACGAATTACAGTCCTATCGCAAGGTACCTGCACAGTATTTGCGTCGATAACACTGATGTGAATATTTCAACAGTGCAGAGATGCTGGTGGCTCCATGGTCATCCACGCCTTCGGGGGATATTATGGTCTGGCCATCTCCTGGGTTCTGTACAGACCCAAACTTAAACTAAGCAAACGCCTGAACGGATCCGTGTACCACTCGGATGTGTTCGCCATGATCGGTACGCGTCATCTCCTCACGCGGGAGCCATTTTGAAAGTCACAGCGGCTGACGTCCGACTCGTCTGGTTCTCGCAGGTACGCTCTTCCTGTGGATGTTCTGGCCCAGTTTCAACTCGGCCATCACGGACCACGGCGCCGGTCAGCACAGGACGGCCATCAACACTTACATCGCCCTGGCGTCGTCCGTCCTCACCACTGTCGCCATATCCAGCATGTCCCAGAAGGGAGGCAAACTGGACATGGTGGGTGCGCTTCGGGAGTTGAAGCACGAGCCATGACGAAGCTAACGTGACCTTTCACCCGACAGGTACATATACAGAATGCCACCTTGGCTGGCGGCGTCGCCATGGGAACGGCGGCTGAGTTCATGATCATGCCCTACGGCGCTCTCATTGTGGGCTTCCTCACCGGCATGATCTCCACCTTCGGCTACCTGTTTATCTCGGTGAGCTTGTCGTGGCCTCCCCTCCAAATTCAATGCGGCTTTGCTGTTTTAGAACAGCTAGCAAGAATCGACACTGTAGCCTCACTTCACTTCATCCCCCTGGCAAATTGTTGTGAGTGTGATTCTCAAACATCGGCATTAATAACGGCACGGAATTGTTAAAGAGCCAAGCCGTGACAAATAGTCACACAGATCGCTGTCCAGATCCAACAAATTAGCTTCGCTAGCAAGCGTAAACTGGCATTAGCACGGTAAAAAGTCAATGTTAGCCACGGTGGGTACGACGGTTGCATAACTGTGTGATGTGATAACACTCAATTTACTGGTTTTAGGTTTGATTTGTTTTAGACTGTGGAATCAATTCAAAACCAAAATGGGGTGATAAACGTACTCGTTGTGTGGAAATGTTCCTATTTCCGCATCATTTCCTCCTCGGCtgcctgaagaaaataagatagtatttttgataaactttggacatagagtatagcattcatatagctcacatagcattcacataggattccaagatcggtaaaaatgtgtactcactgaTTTtccaagtggtcctttcatcaaactgtcatggatcataagtaaatcGATATGTAACACATA
The DNA window shown above is from Syngnathoides biaculeatus isolate LvHL_M chromosome 3, ASM1980259v1, whole genome shotgun sequence and carries:
- the LOC133498109 gene encoding ammonium transporter Rh type C, which produces MGNCCEAICNVRKNTNVRVSLPAVCFVWQVAMVILFGVFIRYDDESDAHWEEFKEENNITSDIENDFYFRYPSFQDVHVMIFVGFGFLMTFLKRYSFGGVGFNFLIAAFGLQWALLMQGWFHALDPNTGKITIGVESLINADFCCAGSLIAYGALLGKVSPVQTLVFTLFGVTLFAVEEYIILDLLHCRDAGGSMVIHAFGGYYGLAISWVLYRPKLKLSKRLNGSVYHSDVFAMIGTLFLWMFWPSFNSAITDHGAGQHRTAINTYIALASSVLTTVAISSMSQKGGKLDMVHIQNATLAGGVAMGTAAEFMIMPYGALIVGFLTGMISTFGYLFISPFLEKYLKIQDTCGVHNLHAVPGMLGGFTGAIVAAAATESVYSKQGLIDTFDFEGKFENRSPGTQGGFQAAGTCVAIAFGLVGGALVGLILRIPIWGDPADDNCFDDEVYWEVPEEEESIPPVLEYNNHMINKDLSESNFSVEQT